A genomic region of Pseudomonas frederiksbergensis contains the following coding sequences:
- the msrA gene encoding peptide-methionine (S)-S-oxide reductase MsrA: protein MKALLPWRQTLLGLAVAVVAGQCMAFSFGVAEDAVAIAPPALDETPKANSETVVFAGGCFWGVQGVFQHVKGVKNAVSGYAGGAANTAQYERVSDGDTGHAESVEVTFDPAQVSYGTLLQIYFSVAHNPTELNRQGPDTGTQYRSAIFVESAEQQKVAQAYITQLDAAHSFNKPIVTKLETYNGFYPAEAYHQNFLTEHPTYPYIVINDLPKVAQLKQLYPERYQEKPVLVKAGL from the coding sequence ATGAAAGCCCTTCTCCCTTGGCGCCAGACCCTACTGGGGTTGGCTGTCGCTGTAGTCGCAGGTCAATGCATGGCCTTTTCATTCGGGGTTGCCGAAGACGCAGTGGCCATCGCACCGCCAGCCCTCGACGAAACGCCCAAGGCCAACAGCGAGACGGTGGTGTTCGCCGGTGGCTGCTTCTGGGGCGTTCAAGGCGTATTTCAACATGTCAAAGGCGTCAAGAATGCTGTTTCCGGTTACGCCGGAGGCGCAGCGAACACTGCGCAATACGAGCGCGTCAGCGACGGTGATACGGGCCACGCCGAATCCGTCGAAGTCACTTTCGATCCTGCTCAGGTGAGCTATGGCACCTTGCTGCAAATCTACTTCTCGGTGGCTCACAACCCCACCGAGCTCAATCGCCAGGGCCCGGACACCGGAACCCAGTATCGTTCAGCGATCTTTGTAGAAAGTGCCGAGCAACAAAAAGTCGCCCAGGCCTACATCACACAGCTGGATGCAGCGCATTCCTTCAACAAACCGATCGTGACCAAGCTGGAAACCTACAACGGCTTCTACCCGGCAGAGGCCTACCATCAGAACTTCCTGACGGAGCATCCGACGTATCCCTACATCGTGATCAATGATCTGCCGAAAGTGGCGCAGCTCAAACAGCTGTACCCGGAGCGGTATCAGGAGAAACCGGTGTTGGTGAAGGCGGGACTTTAG
- a CDS encoding GNAT family N-acetyltransferase — MDTPLSYRRATVADLLSICGLGQQLNSLHHRERPDIYAPETQDFNRDQTHWLPYLDGENQATFLAEQAGVAIGFITLQVTLLNSPLLQPQRVSRVGSVCVDDAFRGRGIGRKLMEMAQDWAIEQDASDLRLTVWAFNKPALRLYEELGYEVRAFEMGKRLENGVA; from the coding sequence ATGGACACCCCACTGAGTTATCGCCGGGCGACAGTCGCTGACCTCCTGAGCATTTGTGGACTGGGACAACAGCTCAATAGCCTGCACCATCGCGAACGGCCGGATATTTATGCGCCTGAAACGCAAGACTTCAATCGGGACCAAACCCATTGGCTTCCTTATTTGGACGGTGAAAACCAGGCAACCTTCCTCGCCGAGCAGGCGGGTGTTGCCATCGGTTTTATCACGCTCCAGGTAACGCTACTCAACAGCCCACTGTTGCAGCCGCAACGAGTTTCCCGTGTCGGCTCGGTTTGCGTCGATGATGCATTTCGCGGACGAGGTATTGGTCGAAAGCTGATGGAAATGGCTCAAGACTGGGCCATCGAACAGGACGCCAGTGACTTGCGTTTGACCGTATGGGCGTTCAACAAACCCGCATTACGCCTTTACGAAGAACTGGGTTATGAGGTTCGCGCTTTCGAAATGGGCAAACGTCTGGAAAACGGGGTGGCCTGA
- a CDS encoding GGDEF domain-containing protein, with protein sequence MVESSNIEPLKVSLTDLNEDMLHAILALVSDGIWDWNANTGFVYRNRGWYEMRGYEPHALENNVLAWERAIHPDDYLRVMMHFDDHLHQRSPHYQAEYRCRKQDGSYIWIEDRGHVIARNANGSVARMIGANRSIEDKKRLLEQLERRNHSLEAMVEERTRELSLLNQQLQAQLDENRTLAESDTLTGIANRYLLEKALPLECERSQRFRQPLSLIAMDIDDFKCINDHYGHALGDAALVHVVESVKRCVREGDLLARWGGDEFIVILPNSTVAAARALAENIRLELSGLPPVGDFQVTMSFGVAQRFEDEQQTGLLARADQALYRSKIIGKNMISG encoded by the coding sequence ATGGTTGAGTCGTCCAATATCGAGCCGTTGAAGGTCAGCCTGACTGATCTGAATGAAGACATGCTGCACGCGATTCTGGCACTGGTCAGCGACGGGATCTGGGACTGGAACGCCAACACCGGGTTTGTCTACCGCAATCGCGGTTGGTACGAAATGCGCGGCTACGAACCTCATGCACTTGAGAACAACGTGCTGGCCTGGGAGCGTGCGATTCATCCTGACGATTACCTGCGGGTAATGATGCATTTCGATGACCACCTGCATCAGCGCTCGCCCCATTACCAAGCCGAGTACCGTTGCCGCAAGCAGGATGGCAGCTACATCTGGATCGAGGATCGCGGTCATGTGATCGCACGTAACGCCAATGGCTCAGTGGCGCGGATGATCGGGGCGAACCGCAGCATTGAAGACAAGAAGCGTCTGCTCGAGCAACTCGAACGGCGCAATCATTCCCTCGAAGCGATGGTCGAGGAACGGACCCGCGAGTTGTCTCTGCTCAATCAGCAGTTACAGGCTCAGTTGGACGAGAACCGCACACTGGCAGAAAGCGACACCCTGACCGGGATCGCCAACCGCTATCTCCTGGAAAAAGCCCTGCCACTGGAGTGCGAGCGCTCCCAGCGTTTTCGTCAGCCGCTGTCGCTGATCGCCATGGACATCGATGACTTCAAATGCATCAACGACCATTACGGTCATGCCTTGGGCGACGCAGCGTTGGTGCATGTGGTCGAAAGCGTCAAACGCTGCGTACGCGAAGGCGACTTGCTGGCCCGCTGGGGCGGCGATGAGTTCATCGTGATCCTGCCCAACAGCACCGTTGCCGCCGCACGCGCCCTCGCCGAAAACATCCGCCTTGAGCTGTCGGGCCTGCCACCGGTGGGCGACTTCCAGGTCACGATGAGCTTTGGCGTGGCGCAACGCTTTGAGGACGAGCAACAAACCGGCCTGCTGGCTCGGGCGGATCAGGCGTTGTATCGCTCGAAGATCATCGGCAAGAACATGATTTCCGGTTGA
- a CDS encoding LysR family transcriptional regulator, producing MDLLLAMSVYVKVVEAGSMTAAALECEMSTTMVGNHLRALEQRLGVSLLHRTTRRQRLTEFGSTYYQRCLEVLGLVADSERLAEQTQGDPSGTLRITAPLTFGTERLAPALSEFVLRCPQVKLDVVLTNQRLDLLDNGFDVAIRLGNSEPSNLIARPLEDYTLTMCASPAYLARRGTPQKPGDLADHDCLAFAYPAGDEWRSVEKQWRLSGPDGEIVVAVSGPMLINSSSGLHQAARTGMGVVMLPDALVDQDLREGKLVALMQDYQLPRRPMNLIYAQDRYRLPKLRSFVEFTLQMWGKQN from the coding sequence ATGGACTTACTGCTGGCGATGTCGGTTTACGTGAAAGTGGTCGAGGCTGGCAGCATGACCGCCGCCGCCCTGGAGTGCGAAATGTCGACCACCATGGTCGGCAATCACCTGCGAGCACTGGAGCAACGCCTGGGTGTCAGCTTGCTTCACCGTACGACACGGCGTCAGCGCTTGACCGAATTTGGCTCGACCTACTATCAGCGCTGTCTTGAGGTGCTGGGGCTGGTGGCCGACTCCGAGCGGCTGGCCGAACAAACCCAGGGCGACCCCAGCGGTACGCTGCGCATTACTGCCCCGCTGACCTTCGGCACAGAACGCCTGGCGCCGGCCTTAAGCGAATTCGTGCTGCGCTGCCCGCAGGTCAAGCTGGACGTGGTGTTGACCAATCAACGCCTTGATCTGCTGGACAACGGCTTTGATGTTGCGATTCGCCTGGGTAACAGCGAACCGTCCAACCTGATCGCCCGGCCACTGGAGGACTACACGCTGACAATGTGTGCATCGCCGGCGTATCTGGCACGCCGTGGCACACCGCAAAAGCCGGGGGACCTGGCCGATCATGACTGCCTGGCCTTTGCCTACCCGGCGGGCGATGAATGGCGCTCGGTGGAAAAACAGTGGCGCCTGAGCGGCCCTGACGGGGAAATCGTCGTGGCGGTGAGCGGCCCGATGCTGATCAATAGCTCATCGGGTCTGCACCAGGCGGCGCGCACCGGAATGGGGGTGGTGATGCTGCCGGATGCACTGGTGGATCAAGACCTTAGGGAAGGGAAACTGGTGGCCCTGATGCAGGACTATCAACTGCCCCGACGCCCGATGAATCTGATCTATGCGCAGGATCGATACCGTTTGCCGAAGCTGCGCAGTTTTGTCGAATTTACGTTGCAGATGTGGGGTAAACAGAACTAA
- a CDS encoding aspartate aminotransferase family protein: MTAACLMTTYQPLALSFTKGLGTRLWDQAGREYLDAVAGVAVTNVGHSHPRVVSAISEQAGLLLHTSNLYSIDWQQRLAHKLTQLSGLDRVFFNNSGAEANETALKLARLYGWHKGVEQPLVVVMENAFHGRTLGTLSASDGPAVRLGFQGLPGDFIKVPFGDLAALDKAHQAYGQRIVAVLMEPIQGESGVQLAPPGYLKALRELCNRRNWLLMLDEIQTGIGRTGQWFAFQHEGIVPDVMTLAKGLGNGVPIGACLARGKAAELFTPGSHGSTFGGNPLACRVGCTVLDIIEEQGLLENAKRQGERLLARLHAELDGEPQVLAIRGQGLMIGIELAQPIRDLTLIAARDHGLLINVTRGKTIRLLPPLTLDEREVEMIVRGVVRAVRGAEG, from the coding sequence ATGACCGCCGCCTGCCTGATGACCACTTATCAACCCCTGGCCTTGAGCTTTACCAAAGGGCTCGGCACACGCCTGTGGGATCAGGCCGGTCGTGAGTACCTGGATGCGGTGGCCGGTGTGGCGGTGACCAATGTCGGTCACTCGCACCCGCGGGTGGTCAGCGCCATCAGCGAACAGGCAGGCCTGTTGCTGCACACCTCCAACCTCTACAGCATCGACTGGCAGCAACGGCTGGCGCACAAGCTGACGCAGTTGTCGGGGCTCGACCGGGTGTTCTTCAACAACTCCGGCGCCGAAGCCAATGAAACCGCGCTGAAACTGGCCCGGCTGTACGGTTGGCACAAAGGTGTCGAGCAGCCGTTGGTGGTGGTCATGGAAAACGCCTTTCATGGCCGGACCCTTGGCACCTTGTCTGCCAGCGATGGCCCAGCAGTCCGTTTAGGTTTTCAGGGCTTACCGGGGGACTTCATCAAAGTCCCGTTCGGTGATCTCGCCGCGCTGGATAAGGCTCACCAGGCTTACGGCCAGCGCATCGTGGCGGTTTTGATGGAGCCGATTCAGGGCGAAAGCGGCGTACAGCTCGCGCCACCCGGCTACCTGAAAGCCTTGCGCGAACTGTGTAATCGGCGCAACTGGCTGCTGATGCTCGACGAAATCCAGACCGGTATCGGTCGCACCGGGCAATGGTTTGCCTTTCAACACGAAGGCATCGTGCCGGACGTCATGACCCTGGCCAAAGGCTTGGGCAACGGAGTCCCCATTGGCGCCTGCCTGGCTCGCGGCAAAGCCGCCGAACTGTTCACGCCGGGCAGCCACGGCAGCACGTTTGGCGGAAACCCGCTGGCGTGTCGGGTGGGCTGCACTGTATTGGACATCATCGAAGAGCAAGGCTTGCTGGAAAACGCCAAGCGTCAGGGCGAACGTTTGCTCGCACGCTTGCACGCCGAACTGGATGGCGAACCGCAAGTGCTGGCGATCCGTGGCCAAGGCTTGATGATCGGCATCGAACTGGCCCAGCCCATTCGTGACCTGACCCTGATCGCTGCGCGGGATCACGGGCTGCTGATCAACGTGACACGGGGCAAGACCATCCGTTTGCTGCCACCGCTGACCCTTGATGAGCGCGAGGTGGAGATGATTGTGCGGGGGGTAGTGCGGGCGGTGAGAGGGGCAGAGGGCTGA
- a CDS encoding Txe/YoeB family addiction module toxin, whose amino-acid sequence MNILFTPEGWDDYLWFQQNDKAGLKRINLLIKATLRDPFAGPGKPEPLKHNLSGFWSRRITAEHRLVYTVEGEKLQIVMCRYHY is encoded by the coding sequence ATGAACATTCTGTTCACCCCCGAAGGCTGGGACGACTACCTCTGGTTTCAGCAGAACGATAAAGCCGGGCTCAAACGGATCAACCTGCTGATCAAGGCAACCCTGCGGGATCCGTTCGCAGGCCCTGGAAAGCCAGAGCCACTCAAACATAACCTTAGCGGTTTTTGGTCCCGCAGGATCACTGCTGAGCATCGTCTGGTCTACACAGTAGAAGGTGAAAAACTACAGATCGTGATGTGCAGATACCACTACTGA
- a CDS encoding type II toxin-antitoxin system prevent-host-death family antitoxin, which yields MQTINYTNARAHLSETMDRVNEDRAPLLVTRQKGEPVVMISLAEYNALEETAYLLRTPANAERLIKSINSLRAGKTKPRLLIEE from the coding sequence ATGCAAACCATTAATTACACCAATGCCCGGGCACACCTTTCCGAGACTATGGATCGAGTCAATGAAGACCGCGCCCCTCTGTTGGTAACCCGGCAAAAAGGGGAACCGGTGGTGATGATTTCCCTTGCCGAATACAACGCCCTCGAAGAAACCGCCTACTTGCTCCGTACTCCGGCCAACGCCGAGCGTCTGATCAAGTCGATCAACAGCCTGCGTGCGGGGAAAACCAAGCCAAGGCTGCTCATTGAAGAATGA
- a CDS encoding DedA family protein, with protein MFEHIDLNHLLATYGYWAVFLGCVMEGETILILGGMAAHQHLLKLWPVIAWASAGGMLGDQLLFWSGRYFGARLLPRLKRQQAQIKRVTGLIERYPSTSVFSVRFLYGMRLVGPMVIGASGLSPLRFSLLNMFGAMVWATLFVTGGYWAGEALERLFGNLKPYRLPIALGVVVVVAVVAMVLHLRNKRKLRQ; from the coding sequence ATGTTCGAACACATAGACCTCAACCACCTCCTCGCGACCTACGGCTATTGGGCGGTTTTCCTTGGCTGTGTCATGGAAGGCGAAACCATCCTGATATTGGGCGGCATGGCGGCGCATCAGCATTTGCTGAAGCTCTGGCCGGTGATCGCCTGGGCCAGCGCTGGCGGAATGTTGGGGGATCAGTTGCTGTTCTGGAGCGGTCGTTATTTCGGCGCACGACTCTTGCCTCGTCTCAAACGCCAGCAAGCGCAAATCAAGCGTGTCACCGGACTGATCGAGCGTTACCCGTCGACGTCGGTTTTTTCGGTGCGATTTCTGTACGGCATGCGGTTGGTGGGCCCCATGGTGATTGGTGCCAGTGGCCTGTCGCCGTTGCGTTTCTCACTGTTGAACATGTTCGGCGCAATGGTCTGGGCCACGCTGTTTGTCACCGGTGGTTATTGGGCTGGCGAAGCACTTGAGCGATTGTTCGGCAACCTCAAGCCTTACCGGCTACCGATTGCGCTGGGCGTTGTGGTGGTCGTTGCGGTTGTGGCGATGGTTCTGCATCTGAGGAACAAGCGTAAGTTGCGGCAGTAA
- a CDS encoding bleomycin resistance protein: MLSRNRMVPELMVGDIRKSLDFWSTLVGFRVAYDRPEEGFAYLDFDGVQVMLEQYDPLDGQWVTGPLEAPFGRGINFQMTVDKVEPILQRLTAVGWPLFRPFADAWYRSGTVEVGQRELLVQDPDGYLLRLVESLGERAPSNKTSATLSG; the protein is encoded by the coding sequence ATGCTTTCAAGGAACAGAATGGTCCCCGAACTGATGGTCGGTGACATCAGGAAAAGCCTGGATTTCTGGAGCACATTAGTTGGATTCAGGGTCGCGTATGACCGCCCGGAAGAGGGATTTGCCTACCTCGACTTCGACGGTGTGCAAGTCATGCTGGAGCAGTACGACCCGCTCGACGGGCAATGGGTGACCGGCCCCCTGGAAGCGCCGTTTGGGCGCGGCATCAATTTTCAGATGACGGTCGACAAGGTCGAACCGATTCTCCAACGACTGACAGCCGTCGGATGGCCGCTGTTTCGCCCGTTTGCCGATGCCTGGTATCGATCCGGCACGGTAGAGGTCGGTCAGCGTGAGCTGCTGGTGCAGGATCCTGACGGTTATCTGCTACGGTTGGTTGAGAGCCTGGGCGAACGTGCGCCCTCGAACAAAACCAGCGCCACGCTTTCAGGATAA
- a CDS encoding MlaA family lipoprotein — protein MPSPMRSTALARHAALLLSLTYLAGCTNRTPDESTVTCAKVSYPLYDPAERVNRGIFAFNQTVDEYALAPVARGYRYTPEFFQKGVHNFTSNFGEPKVFINDLLQGNPQRSVNTLGRFTVNTTVGLLGLIDVSGPLGIPRHTADFGQTFGVWGIGNGPIVEMPLLGTANSRDATGRVLDLAFNPFGNNSDTVRTLTTVNLVGSVIDKRATLLPLTDSLKPMPDYYSALRDVAAEHRANFVLEGKQGATEPQKSRCQEAPTDDL, from the coding sequence ATGCCCTCGCCCATGCGTTCCACCGCTCTGGCCCGCCACGCCGCACTGCTGTTGAGCCTGACTTACCTCGCCGGATGCACCAACCGCACGCCGGACGAAAGCACCGTCACCTGCGCGAAAGTCAGCTACCCGTTGTACGACCCGGCCGAGCGAGTCAACCGTGGGATCTTCGCCTTCAACCAGACGGTCGACGAGTACGCCCTGGCCCCCGTCGCCCGCGGCTATCGGTACACACCTGAGTTTTTTCAAAAGGGTGTGCACAACTTCACGAGCAACTTCGGCGAACCCAAGGTGTTTATCAACGACCTGCTGCAGGGCAACCCGCAACGCTCGGTCAATACCCTGGGGCGTTTCACGGTCAACACCACGGTCGGTCTGCTCGGCCTGATCGATGTCTCCGGCCCGCTGGGCATTCCCCGCCACACCGCCGACTTCGGCCAGACCTTCGGCGTGTGGGGCATCGGCAACGGCCCAATCGTTGAAATGCCGCTGCTGGGCACCGCCAACAGCCGCGACGCCACCGGGCGGGTGCTCGACCTGGCCTTCAACCCCTTTGGCAACAACAGCGACACCGTCCGCACCCTCACCACCGTCAACCTGGTCGGCAGCGTCATTGATAAGCGCGCGACCTTGCTGCCGCTCACCGACAGCCTGAAACCAATGCCCGATTACTACAGCGCCCTGCGCGATGTCGCCGCCGAGCATCGCGCCAACTTCGTGCTGGAAGGCAAACAAGGCGCCACCGAACCGCAAAAGTCCCGCTGCCAGGAAGCCCCGACCGATGACCTCTGA
- a CDS encoding response regulator gives MSSLLIVDDDLEVLALLKKFFVQQGYAVEVATDGVSLWAAMERQAPDLIILDLMLPGENGLTLCQRLRQHYPTPVIMLTAMGELSDRVVGLEMGADDYLSKPFDARELLARVRAVLRRAGESRPQTGEAPRPLIKFADWQLDLTRRELRSPDQVMIPLSAGEFDLLLVFVEHPQRILTRELLLDLARGRTHEAFDRSIDVQVSRLRRKLEYDTKRPEMIRTVRNGGYLFTPSVTRQ, from the coding sequence GTGAGCAGTCTTTTGATCGTGGACGACGACCTTGAGGTCCTCGCGCTGCTGAAGAAGTTTTTTGTGCAACAAGGCTACGCGGTGGAGGTTGCCACCGATGGCGTCTCGTTGTGGGCGGCCATGGAACGTCAGGCGCCGGACCTGATCATTCTCGACCTGATGCTGCCGGGCGAGAACGGACTGACGCTGTGCCAGCGCCTGCGCCAGCACTACCCGACACCGGTGATCATGTTGACCGCCATGGGCGAGTTGAGTGATCGGGTGGTCGGGCTGGAGATGGGCGCCGATGATTACCTGAGCAAACCGTTCGACGCGCGGGAACTGCTGGCCCGCGTGCGCGCGGTATTGCGCCGGGCCGGGGAAAGCCGACCGCAGACCGGGGAAGCGCCGCGCCCGCTGATCAAATTCGCCGACTGGCAACTGGACCTCACTCGTCGAGAGCTGCGCTCACCGGATCAGGTGATGATCCCGCTGTCGGCTGGCGAGTTCGACTTGCTGCTGGTGTTTGTCGAGCATCCGCAGCGCATCCTCACTCGGGAGTTGCTGCTGGACCTGGCGCGGGGTCGCACGCATGAGGCGTTCGATCGCAGCATCGACGTTCAGGTCAGCCGCTTGCGGCGCAAGCTGGAATACGACACCAAGCGCCCCGAGATGATTCGTACCGTGCGCAACGGCGGGTATCTGTTCACCCCCAGCGTGACCCGCCAGTGA
- a CDS encoding sensor histidine kinase, translating into MAALRLRLRPRDTVARWIALTTLIAMLTSLAFNALFIQLAGVWAYPPLAETGLLEKTASITRVIEASQTSQRERLAEAASDSAFSVSWHASREGLDLPDTPDAAYRTASPEAQRLFNTPTRRVEAYQPGDWPQKNGHYALLMQLTDGSWLMFSAPSRSWGLAEGPRTLIVILLVLLSTSVVALIATRRLAKPLQHFAQGARRFGVDFRAPPIEPVGPHEIRQAILAFNAMQAQLQHFIKDRTQMLAAISHDLRTPLTRMRLRGEFIEDPEQQQRLFRDVDEMQAMINSALEFFRDDARLEQATQFDLAELLQTLIDDYRDQSIDITFTGPPRRVYFGRPLGLKRVITNLLDNAIKYASEPSIELRQEEELVVVRVLDRGPGIPADSYEQVFAPFFRLEGSRNKSTGGVGLGLSAARAIVLEHGGTLTVRNRSSGGLEARVVLPVQEH; encoded by the coding sequence ATGGCAGCTTTGCGCCTGCGTCTGCGCCCGCGGGACACGGTGGCGCGCTGGATCGCCCTGACCACCCTCATCGCGATGCTCACATCGCTGGCCTTCAACGCATTGTTTATCCAGCTGGCCGGTGTCTGGGCGTATCCACCGCTGGCTGAAACCGGCCTTCTGGAAAAAACCGCTTCAATCACCCGGGTAATCGAAGCCTCGCAAACGTCGCAGCGCGAACGCCTGGCCGAGGCCGCCAGCGATAGCGCCTTCAGCGTGAGCTGGCATGCCAGCCGTGAGGGCCTGGACTTGCCGGACACTCCCGACGCGGCGTACCGCACCGCCTCACCGGAAGCGCAGCGTCTGTTCAACACACCGACCCGCCGGGTCGAAGCCTATCAACCCGGCGACTGGCCACAGAAGAACGGGCATTACGCGTTGCTGATGCAGCTGACGGATGGGTCCTGGCTGATGTTCAGCGCGCCTTCACGCAGCTGGGGGCTGGCGGAAGGGCCGCGAACCCTGATCGTGATCCTGTTGGTGTTGCTCTCGACCAGCGTCGTCGCGCTGATCGCCACCCGCCGACTGGCCAAACCCTTGCAGCACTTCGCCCAAGGCGCCCGGCGCTTTGGCGTCGACTTTCGCGCCCCGCCCATCGAACCGGTCGGCCCCCATGAAATCCGTCAGGCGATCCTCGCGTTCAACGCCATGCAGGCCCAGTTACAGCACTTCATCAAGGACCGCACACAGATGCTCGCCGCCATCTCCCACGACCTGCGCACCCCCCTGACCCGCATGCGCCTGCGTGGCGAATTCATCGAAGACCCCGAACAGCAACAACGGCTGTTTCGCGACGTCGACGAAATGCAGGCCATGATCAACTCCGCCCTGGAATTCTTCCGCGACGACGCCCGCCTGGAACAGGCAACCCAATTCGACCTCGCCGAACTGCTGCAAACCCTGATCGACGACTACCGCGACCAGTCCATCGACATCACCTTCACCGGCCCACCCCGACGGGTCTACTTCGGCCGCCCGCTGGGGCTGAAACGGGTTATCACCAATTTGCTGGATAACGCGATCAAATACGCCAGCGAACCGTCGATTGAACTGCGGCAGGAGGAGGAGCTGGTGGTGGTTCGCGTACTTGACCGTGGGCCGGGGATTCCTGCTGATAGTTACGAACAGGTGTTCGCGCCATTCTTTCGGTTGGAAGGGTCGCGGAATAAAAGCACGGGGGGAGTGGGGCTGGGGTTGTCGGCGGCGCGGGCGATCGTTCTGGAACATGGCGGCACGCTGACCGTGCGCAACCGCTCAAGTGGAGGGTTGGAGGCGCGGGTGGTGTTGCCGGTGCAGGAGCATTAG
- a CDS encoding formate dehydrogenase subunit delta: protein MSTANLIKMANQIAQYFASEPDPQQAVLGVRNHLQMFWTPGMRKELLAWQTAHQGADLHPLVQAAVSGAGWEA, encoded by the coding sequence ATGAGCACCGCCAACCTGATCAAAATGGCCAACCAGATCGCCCAGTACTTCGCCAGCGAACCGGACCCGCAACAGGCCGTGCTCGGCGTGCGCAATCATCTGCAGATGTTCTGGACGCCCGGCATGCGCAAGGAGTTGCTGGCCTGGCAGACCGCGCATCAGGGGGCAGATTTGCACCCGCTGGTGCAGGCGGCGGTCAGCGGGGCGGGCTGGGAGGCGTAG